In one window of Brassica rapa cultivar Chiifu-401-42 chromosome A07, CAAS_Brap_v3.01, whole genome shotgun sequence DNA:
- the LOC103846046 gene encoding 3-ketoacyl-CoA synthase 9, which produces MEPVNGGSVQIQNENGSRKLPNFLQSVNMKYVKLGYHYLITHLFKLCLVPLMAVLITEISRLTPDDFHQIWLHLQYNLVAFILLSALAVFGTTVFIMTRPRSVYLVDYSCYLPQASLQVPYKKFMDHSALIDDFNASSLEFQRKILERSGLGEETYLPEGLHCVPPRTTMAAAREEAEQVMFGCLDKLFENTKINPRDVGVLVVNCSLFNPTPSLSAMIVNKYKLRGNVKSFNLGGMGCSAGVISIDLAKDMLQVHRNTYAVVVSTENITQNWYFGNKKAMLIPNCLFRVGGTAVLLSNKASDRRRSKYKMVHTVRTHKGADEKAFNCVYQEQDDNGKTGVSLSKDLMAIAGEALKANITTLGPLVLPISEQILFFVTLVWKKLFNAKLKPYIPDFKLAFDHFCIHAGGRAVIDELEKNLQLSQTHVEASRMTLHRFGNTSSSSIWYELAYIEAKGRMKKGNRVWQIAFGSGFKCNSAVWVALHNVKPSVSSPWEHSIDRYPVKLDF; this is translated from the coding sequence ATGGAGCCCGTCAATGGAGGATCCGTACAGATCCAGAACGAGAATGGGTCTCGAAAGCTTCCCAATTTCCTACAGAGCGTGAACATGAAATACGTCAAGCTCGGTTACCATTACCTGATCACACATCTCTTCAAGCTCTGTCTTGTTCCGCTAATGGCTGTCTTAATCACCGAGATCTCTCGATTAACCCCAGACGACTTCCACCAGATTTGGCTTCACCTCCAATACAACCTCGTCGCGTTCATCCTCCTCTCCGCTCTGGCCGTGTTCGGCACGACCGTCTTCATCATGACCCGACCCAGATCCGTTTACCTCGTGGACTACTCCTGTTACCTCCCTCAAGCGAGCCTTCAAGTCCCGTACAAGAAGTTCATGGATCACTCTGCCCTCATCGACGATTTCAACGCGTCCTCTCTCGAGTTTCAGCGCAAGATTCTCGAGAGATCGGGTTTAGGAGAAGAGACGTATCTCCCCGAGGGCTTACACTGCGTCCCTCCACGTACCACGATGGCGGCGGCGCGCGAGGAGGCGGAGCAGGTGATGTTTGGTTGTCTCGACAAACTTTTCGAGAATACCAAGATTAACCCTAGGGATGTCGGTGTGTTGGTCGTGAACTGTAGCTTGTTTAACCCCACTCCTTCTTTGTCCGCCATGATTGTTAACAAGTATAAGCTTCGAGGGAACGTTAAAAGTTTCAATCTTGGTGGGATGGGGTGTAGTGCTGGTGTTATCTCCATTGATTTAGCTAAGGATATGTTGCAAGTTCATAGGAACACTTATGCTGTTGTCGTTAGCACTGAGAACATCACTCAGAACTGGTATTTTGGTAATAAGAAGGCGATGCTGATCCCCAACTGCTTGTTCCGGGTGGGTGGAACTGCGGTTTTGCTTTCCAACAAGGCTAGTGATCGTCGACGGTCCAAGTACAAGATGGTTCATACTGTTAGGACTCATAAAGGAGCTGATGAGAAGGCGTTCAACTGTGTTTACCAAGAGCAGGATGATAATGGTAAAACCGGTGTTTCTTTGTCCAAAGATCTTATGGCTATCGCCGGGGAAGCGCTCAAGGCGAACATCACTACTTTGGGTCCTTTGGTTCTTCCTATAAGCGAGCAGATTCTGTTTTTCGTGACTTTGGTTTGGAAGAAGCTCTTTAATGCTAAGCTGAAGCCTTACATCCCTGACTTCAAGCTTGCATTTGATCATTTCTGTATCCATGCTGGTGGTAGAGCTGTGATTGATGAGCTTGAGAAGAATCTTCAGCTTTCTCAAACACATGTCGAGGCGTCGAGGATGACTTTGCATAGATTTGGGAACACTTCTTCGAGCTCCATCTGGTATGAGCTGGCTTACATAGAAGCTAAAGGCAGGATGAAGAAAGGGAACAGGGTTTGGCA